A part of Hippea maritima DSM 10411 genomic DNA contains:
- a CDS encoding IS256 family transposase, translating to MNRKMLKEIISNMDMDVVKELDEYGKNKLATLMEGLLIEIMGKERYEYLLENPEDKGNGTYKRSLNTGLGKLNLDVPRTRSGNFRSHLLPPKYQRYDESFEDLIFSFLINGDSKQEIVHKMKLRGLDFSEKAYDEIFEYIKTQMLEFKSKELQENYYFLYIDAYHCMVKDEKDKRVKRAVVYTVVGIDTNAQKTLLGYYSFFGSENRSTWMEVFQDLINRGMKRVLMFICDDFNGISEAIRAFFPYSDIQKCTVHASRNVYKHMKKEDASYVNKKLKEIKYSCDTFEKGIEIFKTEIIDRFKDQYKTYTKYLDSRKEELLAFLKYPEVIRKYINSTNTVESVHSSFEKQRLKKGGFFQSMDILNVALFIATDKLHKTWNVNPLIKAKRYELNQMFVAKFGKGVEE from the coding sequence CTACTTATTGAGATAATGGGTAAGGAAAGATACGAGTACTTACTTGAGAACCCAGAAGACAAAGGCAATGGAACCTACAAAAGGAGCCTAAACACAGGCCTTGGTAAACTGAATTTGGATGTCCCAAGAACAAGGAGCGGAAACTTCCGCTCTCATCTTCTCCCTCCCAAATATCAAAGGTATGATGAAAGCTTTGAGGATTTAATCTTCTCCTTCCTAATCAATGGAGACTCAAAACAGGAAATCGTGCACAAGATGAAATTGAGAGGACTGGATTTTAGTGAAAAAGCATACGATGAGATATTTGAATACATAAAGACACAGATGCTTGAATTTAAATCCAAAGAACTTCAGGAAAACTACTATTTTCTATACATAGACGCCTATCACTGTATGGTAAAGGATGAAAAGGATAAAAGGGTAAAGAGAGCTGTCGTTTACACTGTTGTAGGGATAGACACAAATGCTCAAAAAACACTCCTTGGATATTACTCATTCTTTGGTAGTGAGAACAGATCCACCTGGATGGAAGTATTCCAGGATTTAATCAACAGGGGAATGAAAAGGGTCTTAATGTTCATCTGTGATGATTTCAACGGAATCTCAGAGGCAATAAGAGCCTTCTTTCCTTACTCGGATATTCAGAAATGCACAGTTCATGCATCAAGAAACGTATACAAGCATATGAAAAAGGAGGATGCCTCATATGTGAACAAAAAGCTCAAGGAGATTAAATACTCCTGTGATACCTTTGAAAAAGGGATAGAGATTTTCAAAACAGAGATAATTGACAGATTCAAAGACCAATACAAGACCTACACCAAATATTTAGACTCAAGAAAAGAAGAACTCCTTGCCTTCTTAAAGTACCCTGAGGTAATAAGAAAGTACATCAATTCAACAAACACTGTTGAATCTGTACATTCATCCTTTGAAAAACAAAGGCTAAAGAAAGGAGGGTTCTTCCAGTCCATGGATATCCTAAATGTTGCCCTTTTCATTGCAACAGATAAATTACACAAAACCTGGAATGTTAATCCTCTGATTAAGGCTAAAAGATATGAACTGAATCAGATGTTTGTTGCTAAGTTTGGGAAGGGAGTTGAAGAGTGA